In Flavivirga abyssicola, the following are encoded in one genomic region:
- a CDS encoding RagB/SusD family nutrient uptake outer membrane protein, with protein MKKINHFRRKYIIIFRIWKLPRLLLLIVLVASCEDFVEVDLPINQLTSATVFEETATAEAALNNIYSKMRGGGSVAVLSSVMGLYADELDNIGNPNPFYEHTVSESNAIISTMWNSTYNLIYAANDIIEGIENSKAIELEDKNQLQGEALFIRAYLHTILVELFGPIPYISTTDYIINTTVLRMPVDEVYNHIINDLMDASGLLGEDISGERIRIYRGVVDALLARVYLYSQQWEFAEAFANNAINEYILELDLNKVFLKDASGTIWQIKPHIEGQNTRDAGNFILDGRPVSVAFSDSMKDAFEPNDQREVNWVGSFTNGVGTFRYAFKYKQNRNTFSSNGETLESKEYPIVFRLAEQYLIRAEARAQQENITGAQADLNIIRNRAGLPNTTANTANTLLDAILQERQVELFTEQGQRWFDLKRTGNAIDVLAPIKSNWRDTNILLPIPELEFLRNPNLLPQNDGYN; from the coding sequence ATGAAAAAAATAAATCACTTTAGAAGGAAGTATATAATAATTTTCAGAATATGGAAACTACCGCGTTTACTTCTATTGATAGTATTGGTAGCAAGTTGTGAGGACTTTGTGGAGGTTGATCTTCCCATAAACCAATTAACCTCTGCAACCGTTTTTGAAGAAACGGCTACTGCCGAAGCAGCTTTGAATAATATTTATTCCAAAATGCGAGGAGGAGGCTCGGTAGCTGTATTGAGTTCGGTCATGGGGTTATATGCCGATGAATTGGATAATATTGGTAACCCTAACCCATTCTATGAGCATACGGTATCAGAATCGAATGCAATAATATCTACTATGTGGAATAGTACGTATAATTTAATTTATGCTGCCAATGACATTATAGAAGGAATAGAGAACTCTAAAGCTATAGAACTTGAAGATAAAAATCAATTACAAGGAGAAGCCTTATTTATAAGGGCGTATCTCCATACCATATTGGTAGAGCTTTTTGGTCCTATTCCTTATATAAGTACTACAGATTATATTATTAATACAACCGTATTACGTATGCCTGTAGATGAAGTATATAATCATATTATAAATGATTTAATGGATGCGTCTGGTTTATTAGGAGAAGACATATCTGGGGAGCGTATACGTATATATAGAGGGGTTGTAGACGCGCTTTTAGCAAGAGTCTATTTATATAGCCAGCAATGGGAGTTTGCTGAAGCTTTTGCCAATAATGCCATTAATGAATATATCTTGGAACTTGATTTAAACAAGGTATTTCTAAAAGATGCCTCAGGAACCATATGGCAAATTAAACCACATATTGAAGGACAAAACACACGAGATGCTGGGAATTTTATTTTAGATGGAAGACCAGTAAGTGTTGCTTTTAGCGATTCGATGAAAGATGCTTTTGAGCCTAATGATCAGCGTGAAGTTAATTGGGTAGGTAGTTTTACAAATGGAGTGGGTACTTTTCGTTATGCCTTTAAATATAAACAGAATAGAAACACGTTTTCTTCTAATGGAGAAACATTGGAATCTAAAGAATATCCAATAGTGTTTCGCTTGGCAGAACAATATTTGATTAGAGCCGAAGCCAGAGCACAACAAGAAAATATAACTGGAGCCCAGGCAGATTTAAATATAATTAGAAACAGAGCGGGCTTACCCAATACCACAGCGAACACAGCGAATACGTTACTGGATGCCATTCTTCAAGAAAGGCAAGTAGAACTATTTACAGAACAAGGGCAGCGTTGGTTCGATTTAAAAAGAACAGGAAATGCCATAGATGTATTAGCACCTATAAAATCTAACTGGCGAGATACTAATATATTATTACCCATCCCAGAGTTGGAGTTTTTGCGAAATCCAAATTTATTGCCTCAGAATGATGGGTATAATTAA